The Lycium barbarum isolate Lr01 chromosome 12, ASM1917538v2, whole genome shotgun sequence genome includes a region encoding these proteins:
- the LOC132621944 gene encoding zeaxanthin epoxidase, chloroplastic, whose protein sequence is MYSTVFYTSVHPSISRKQLPLLISKDFPAELCNYLPCKNLENGHIKKGKVIKATIAEAPVTPTEKSGYGVNGKVPQKKLKVLVAGGGIGGLVFALAAKKKGFEVLVFERDLSAIRGEGQYRGPIQIQSNALAALEAIDMDVAEDIMNAGCITGQRINGLVDGISGNWYCKFDTFTPAVERGLPVTRVISRMTLQQILACAVGEDIIMNESNVVDFEDEGDKVTVTLENGQQYTGDLLVGADGIRSKVRTNLFGPSEATYSGYTCYTGIADFVPADIETVGYRVFLGHKQYFVSSDVGAGKMQWYAFYNEPAGGVDSPNGKKERLLKIFGGWCDNVIDLLVATDEDAILRRDIYDRPPTLNWGRGRVTLLGDSVHAMQPNLGQGGCMAIEDSYQLALELDKAWSRSAEAGSPVDIISSLRSYESARKLRVGVIHGLARMAAIMASTYKAYLGVGLGPLSFLTKYRIPHPGRVGGRVFIDLGMPLMLSWVLGGNGDKLEGRIQHCRLSEKANDQLRKWFEDDDALERATTDAEWLLLPAGNGNAALQPIVLSRDEGIPCTIGSVSHTNIPGKSIVVPLPQVSQIHARISCKDGAFFVTDLQSEHGTWVTDNEGRKYRVSPNFPTRFHPSDVIEFGSDKAAFRVKVMKVPPKTAGRTEERKAVGAA, encoded by the exons ATGTATTCAACTGTCTTTTACACTTCAGTTCATCCCTCCATTTCAAGAAAGCAGTTGCCTTTACTAATTTCCAAAGACTTTCCTGCAGAGTTGTGTAATTATTTACCTTGCAAGAACTTAGAAAATGGACATATCAAGAAGGGTAAAGTAATAAAAGCAACAATAGCTGAAGCTCCAGTTACTCCTACAGAGAAAAGTGGCTATGGGGTTAACGGTAAGGTACCACAGAAGAAGCTGAAAGTACTTGTGGCAGGTGGTGGGATTGGAGGGTTAGTTTTTGCACTGGCTGCAAAGAAAAAGGGGTTTGAGGTATTGGTGTTTGAGAGAGATTTAAGTGCTATTAGAGGGGAAGGGCAATATAGAGGTCCAATTCAGATACAGAGCAATGCATTGGCTGCTTTGGAAGCAATTGATATGGATGTTGCTGAAGACATCATGAATGCTGGCTGCATCACTGGTCAAAGGATTAATGGCTTGGTTGATGGTATTTCTGGCAACTG GTATTGCAAGTTTGATACGTTTACTCCAGCAGTGGAACGTGGACTTCCTGTGACAAGAGTCATCAGCCGCATGACTTTGCAGCAGATCCTTGCATGTGCTGTCGGGGAGGATATTATTATGAATGAAAGTAATGTAGTAGACTTTGAGGATGAAGGGGACAAG GTTACTGTGACTCTTGAGAATGGACAGCAATATACAGGTGATCTTCTGGTTGGTGCTGATGGCATAAGGTCGAAG GTACGGACTAATTTGTTCGGACCTAGTGAAGCTACATACTCTGGCTACACTTGTTACACTGGAATTGCAGATTTTGTTCCTGCTGATATTGAGACAGTTGG GTACCGAGTCTTTTTGGGCCACAAACAGTACTTCGTTTCTTCAGATGTGGGTGCGGGCAAGATGCAGTGGTATGCATTTTACAATGAACCAGCTGGCGGTGTGGATAGTCCAAATG GTAAAAAGGAAAGATTGCTTAAAATATTTGGGGGGTGGTGCGACAATGTTATAGACTTATTGGTTGCCACAGATGAAGATGCAATTCTTCGACGTGACATCTATGATAGACCACCAACTCTTAATTGGGGAAGAGGTCGTGTTACATTGCTTGGTGACTCTGTCCATGCTATGCAGCCCAATTTGGGTCAAGGGGGATGCATGGCCATAGAG GATAGCTATCAATTAGCACTAGAACTTGACAAAGCATGGAGCCGAAGTGCCGAGGCAGGAAGCCCTGTGGATATTATCTCTTCTTTAAGGAG CTATGAAAGTGCTAGAAAACTTCGAGTTGGAGTTATCCATGGACTGGCTAGAATGGCTGCAATCATGGCGTCAACTTACAAGGCTTATCTTGGTGTCGGACTTGGTCCATTATCA TTTTTGACCAAGTATAGGATACCACATCCTGGAAGAGTTGGTGGCAGAGTATTTATTGACTTGGGAATGCCTCTAATGTTAAGCTGGGTTCTAGGAGGCAACGG CGACAAGCTTGAAGGCAGAATACAGCATTGCAGGCTATCTGAGAAA GCAAACGACCAATTGAGAAAGTGGTTTGAAGATGATGATGCTTTAGAGCGTGCTACTACTGATGCAGA GTGGTTACTGTTACCTGCGGGGAATGGCAACGCTGCTTTACAACCTATTGTTTTAAGCAGAGATGAGGGTATCCCTTGCACTATTGG GTCTGTCTCGCATACAAACATTCCCGGAAAATCAATAGTTGTCCCTTTGCCACAG GTGTCTCAAATTCACGCCCGGATATCATGCAAAGACGGAGCTTTTTTTGTAACTGATTTACAAAGTGAACATGGTACATGGGTTACAGA TAATGAAGGCAGAAAATACCGGGTGTCTCCAAACTTTCCTACACGTTTTCATCCATCAGATGTTATCGAATTTGGTTCTGATAAG GCTGCATTTCGTGTAAAGGTAATGAAGGTTCCTCCAAAAACTGCTGGAAGGACGGAAGAGCGCAAAGCAGTGGGGGCAGCTTGA